The DNA window aGAAACTATCACAAAATTGTTATAACTGATGATGGCTCTACTATAGTCGCACTTCACCGTGAAGTAGAATTTCCTTACGAATTTTCCAAGCCTTTACCTGAAGAGGTACAACATGACAAATCTGTGCTAAGAATGAATGATTACGACGAAGTAAGGCGAGTGTTCAAGGATTTAAAGCCTGAAATTGTGCGGCAGCAACTAGCTTCACTTACATTAACTACAACACACAGATGGTTCCCTCGGGCGAGAGACAAGAAGGCTAAAAAAACGGAAATGAATAGAACCTATttgtagatttatatattatataatttaaataaagtgcTTTAGTTTGTAGTATATaaagttacttattttattatttaaataccctTACTCCTAATGGCAATAATCTCAAAAGGTTTATAGCAAGATAGTAAATAGATGCAAACTGTGACACtctatttcattaataattggACTAGACTATTcaaaatcttataaaattactaCCTATATTTAATGTGATGCTGTTCTTTGGGTCtgctagttttataaaaaataatatctatagtTACTATTGTCTAActgcaaaaacaaaactttaaaacaaagagCCTTAACACATCTTGTCTAAGATTCCAGTCAGAAGTAATTCCAGTTTTGGTTCATCTTTAAAGACTAGCCTGAACGATTtcataaatatgtttacatacataatacaagtaataattttatgaggcaattacttttaaaacactgATAGAGACTGAATATCTTTTGAATAGATTATTAATGTCATAAACCACaaaaaattgtttcattttaagaatattttattttccaagtTTAATTTAGATCAATATTGGATCATCATCACTGCAACCAATTGAagtacactgctggacataggtcttttgtagggcaaAATCCAAAGTCCTGTGCCGCATGTTTCCAGCTACTCCCAGATACTCATTTAATGTTGTCTGTCTACCTCGTTCGGGGCCAACCAATCTGGGTTTACCTGTGCGTCCCCCAAACATCCATCAGTTCTTGGAGCTATGTGCccacccatttccacttcagcttgaCAACTTGCTGAGTTATGTTGAATTTCAGATAGgggtctaataaaaataatgcaataaaacatgtgtctctaatataaataattctatttcaataaataatcattatgcATTTTTGCATTAACAAACTATGATTGAATGAACctaactctaaaatataataataatatcatttgtATCATATAATCTAAAACATGTTCTTTTAATACATCATAACAAGGCTCATTTGCATTTTAAGAGATTatgtataataacaatatgaatCACAGTTGAAAACAGAATGACTATtgaatagtatttaaataacattaaattctAGCTTTGCTATTTAAGACAACTTATTATAACAACATTATAAGCAATATACTGATAGGGCACCATGGAGTAAGTGGACGCTATTCAAATTCTGTGCAGAAATTTAAACTGGATAGTCCACATTTTACATTAAACATCAAGCcccttataaataaatgttgcatAATGTTGAATTAATTATGCAGTGCATAACAAAATGGTTACACTTCAACTGAAAGAACCCTTCAAATGCCAGAACTTGAAATAACACTGCATAACTACTCCAACGTTATGGCACTTTTTTACGAGGCCTCAGATGTCAAGAAACATTACAATCAAAGAGACTGCCCAGGCTGTCATTGTTATGTTTCTTGAAAACAGTTGCTCAATCAGTAtatgacaataatttatatgCTATGATCTATGACAACTATTATAGAAAgattattttgttacaataaaatatatttcaaaaaataaatcaacaaaatattaatttatgataTAACATCATTCACCATATCACATTTTTTCCTTTGGTACTTGTTAAGTCTTGCAAAAAAGCCTTCACCATCAATATCTCTTTTATAGTTGTTTCATGAGTAAAAGCTTAAATTTGCttacattttatactagctCGAAATTATTATGCAtctaatttatagttattaaaagaatatttcgttcaataaattatattggtttttaaatatattgtccCACTCTTAGTTTACTCGTCACAAATCACAAATATCAGATTAtcaatatgtaaatatttcattCGCTATTTAATAAAACAGGAAATTGGTGCCTATATTGAGTGTATAATCTAGCTGCATCCCCAAAGTAGGTGCATATAACCGAGAGTAACCATTGTTTTCATAGAATTCGAAAATATCAATAGCAGAGTTTGACTCGTGTATGTGTATAACTATTTCCagtattctaaataaagtacttaaaaaTACACTAAATGTGAATAAATTAACACAGATTCCATAACCACAAGGTATAAAGAAACAGCATATAAGGTCGCAAATTTTGATGAAACAAAagtgattaaattattttaaacttcaaTTTCATTTTTCAGTGTTTCAACAAAAATAGTCaatgtacttatataaataagttcAAAAGTGGTTGTATGGTCGCTAAACTCAGAAACAACCAGAtcgattaaatatatattttgacctATTTATTGATTTAGTAAATTAGCTATATTACATCATTATAAGAGTGAGAGTGTTGTAATAAATGAAAGTGTTTATAATCGTAACATCAAAATAGAATATGACACAATAATATTGCGGTTGCGCTAGTTGGCAACGAACACAGTCCATTATAATTGCTGACACTTGACCTAAACTATCgacttttttaaaacaaatattagacTGATGAAAGTAGATAGTTAGTTGTAGATAGCTCTTTTATACTACactagatatgccctgcggcttcgcccgcgtaaatttcgaatgcagcgtactgctacatcgtctacacctatagtcatacatgagatttttgaTCTTtcgtaataaatgtatattttttataaaaagtatcacaattaaaaaaaaatattattattattcgccaATAGATGTCAGGAagtcatatttttcagtttaaattgGGACTACCCAAACGCcacctttttgttatttttcttccaatgaaaaaaacacaaataaaatgtcatattctaaaaatgaatcttagctagatcgatttatcgcccctgaaaccccctgtatattaaatttcatgaaaatcgttggagccgattccgagattccaattatatatatatatatacaagaattgctcgtttaaagatataagataatacaTCTCATACTCTCTTAGCGTCCTACGTGCCCTTTTGGGGAAAATGGCAGACACAATCCACCTTATAATCACATAAGGACGCatctttaattttacaaatgtcTAAAACTTCTCAAATGTGAATGCTATTTATTGAACTTGACCTAAACTATCGACTCTCGTTGTACTCTTAATTTATAGgaccattttttaaattaaatattagactGACTCTATGCGTCCTACGTCCCCCTTTGGGGCTAAGGGCAAACACAATCCATCTTATAATCATGTGATAATCATATAAGGGCCCATCTTTAAATTACGTTTCTCCAATGTGAAtgctattatttattgaatatgttagtaatatataatttatttattccggTTGTTGCATCCATCTCCATCTTACTCTCACCAAACTAACTTTTTGTTGGCCCCATATACCCAGTCCTATTTAGGTTTTAGAGGGCTGGGCTTAACAAATGTTGCCCGAGAAAACAATCAAAAACATACAACATTATAACATAATCGTAACCTGACTTTTTATATCTCAACCCGGTAAGCGGCCAGTAACGGAAATTAGTACTTTTATCTccaaatattgatttattgattGAAAACATCCAACTCAATAATATTTCAGCAAAAGTAATGGTGCCAGTGCCAGtctttgaaaagaaaaaattattcgTGAAACTAACGTTTTAGAGCATGCATACGgcatataagtattatttaatattataatagtcatACAAGAACTatgttacaaatttttaattttacatctaCTAATATACTGAAAGAATACATTTTCTTATTTAGTTAAAGTTTAATGTTAAGTGAAGGTAAGGCTCTGCCTTTTTGTATTGATGTGATGCACCACTATAACCCCATAATATAGTGGGTTTTGTTCATgacaataatattacatattaggGTTAATAAGTTCACTAAAAATATAGTATGTTCtagtaaatagatttttttattctttgcaACAATGCCTCTCTCTTAACCGAattatatgtttgtatttatttagaaGTGACGTGTTAAGGCTAATGAGTTGTACTATAGTCAAACTGTcgaacataaatactttaaatattggaCAGCTTAAGaatgttttcattttaaaatggaaaacaaAATGGCACACgagaatatacttttttaattatacaggTTGTCTTCTacagataattttatttacctaatacACTCTGGAagataactttttataatattttccttattattaaaatgaaaaattattgtgACAACCtgtatataatttgttttaaattaatttttaaaatatagaattCGTTTATCTCACAACAACAGCGGAAGAGCTACCAATGTGAATCTTACAACTTTTTGAAAATcgtttataaaatgttaaaagaaTGTCCCATCGTTTTTCTCGAAATCATTGGTACGATTGATCACAGACTAAATGAGAAAGGTGGATGAAATCCTCAACACAAAACCTGTGCAAGTAAATTAGCACAATGCAAGCGCTCAGATGGTGGTATTGTTAATCGACTTGCTGAGTGATAAATCATTTCATGCAACGTGTGGGATTTGCGTAATCTCATTCCATACAGTTTTATCCCTCAACTCACGCCAACGCATACTATGACATTAATAGGTTTTCGAGTTGTCAGACATGAGAACGGAGTTTTGTTAATCTGTCAATTTTTTGTGgatctatattataattttaatttgatataatttgcGACATCCGGACATATGTGTATGaagtaattaatacattttagcaAAACCacagatattttaaaaagacaAAAGATCATTTGTACCTAATACCTCTTTATGCATCTTCACTCCAGTATATCTTAGAAGATGTTCAATTATTAAACCACTAAAtgcaatatgaaaaatatacgtaGTACCTTTGTTTACTACACAAATAACGCAGAAAATGTACCttttttgtctatttatttattttttcatggaGATTTATTCATACACTAGGAGACTTccttttatgatttatatatttatatattatagatgtatataatataatatgatatatacGTATGGTATATAAAAGTTTCGATATCTTGTGACGCCAAGCCGGCCTGGATTGCACCATTGTTAgataatttaaatgcaaataagtaaacaaaaagGTTCCGTCTATGTGTTTATGTATTTACAAAGCCTGTTTGTTCCATCTTTTTCTTTTAGTCTGTGCGGTGTATACATTTCCGGATTCAACTTTCAATAGCGACTAGTATAAGCTCGATCGAGACTCCGTACACGCAATCGTGGATTACCAATATCGTAGGACAGACTATAGGCGGAGGGCAGGGGGGTTCTATGTCAGCGCACCCGAGAGAGGCGCAGCTCCCTATCGAGGTCCTGCAATTGACGGATGAACCCATCATTGGGATGGATGTCCCGCCGAGAACGGACCAAAGCAAGAGCCTCCGTCAAAGACATACCACGTTTGATCATGAGGAATGCGATGGCGCAAGTGGCCGATCGGGAAACCCCCATCATACAGTGAACAAGCACGCGACCTGTAAAGGATataagaaatagaaaaacaaaatcattattATGAGTCCAATAattctttggaatcctgacacCTAAAGCAGGAAAGTCCGTATTATACgggcaataataataatacaatagtgTATTGAGTTTTCTAATAGCTATTTTAAGTGATTACAGAAGGCTgactaaaactaaaatgtttgtatgtgcGAGTGAGTGCGTTCGCGCACGTTTGAgttcgtgtgtgtgtttgtgtgtgtgtgtgtgtgtgtgtgcaagtgTGCGTCGCGTCAACGGGTGCGCGGGGCGTATTAAATGTTCTCGTTCTGAAATGCGGTTGTTTtcaagctaaaaataaaataaaaataaacacgtgCGACATGTTACATGATGACATATGTAACACAATTTCAATGTTTTGAGATAATCCTGTTATGTAGTAGGTTTAAAATAGACCAGCAGGCGACAGCGCTCCGCTGAGTGTTTGAAATTACAAAGATTTCAGCCGAAGCACACATAATCAACTAATTATCAGAGCCTGAGCTGTCAGTCTCAGTTATTATTAGTgggatttaattaaaatcggtaAAGCCCAAATTTAGAATCGGAGCAAGCaagaagtcaaatattttaagtagaaTTGGGTTTTCAGTTAAGCACAGACATATTGTCAATTTAACTTGGCGCAAGACGGTGGGACGTTCGCAGAGCTCCAACCTCCAGTAATAGAAAGTCATAGGCAAGAAAAGAAGATATTTACCatacaaagatataaaaaatagtttacttaCTTCCTCTAGAAATCCCCTCATCGATAAAATTGGCAGCGATGTGGAAGTACTTAGATATATCGGTAGACGGAAGGTCCATCAACTGGAAGCCTTTGTAATGCAACCCAGGGCAGTCTCTATAGTACATGTGGTCTGTATCAACTTGCGTGTAGCGCTTGCCCTCTGCAGTGTTCAGAACGTAGTTGATGCCCATTCTACGAAGGAATGCCTTGTCTTTCGCTGCGACCCTTTAGGAAACAAAGCAGAGAGGTTTTTGTTTGTGATTGAATAGTTCATTGGTATTATCGATGTGATATTTTCTGTTCGAAATTCAACTTGTACATGGACTTGTCTTTATGGTGCTagaaatgttatataaaatagttttagcGTGATGTATTCCAAGTTTCTGTAGTAACTGCCTGGTTTGTCCAGTAGTTTATCGAGAACAGGTCAAGAGATCCTGCCTGTTCTgcgcttcggagagcacgttaaacctgGTTCTTACCCTTGTTATTGCAAGCCCAAAATATGTACCACTTCCCagcaaataaagtaattctattctattctattctatcacTAACATgacaataatcgttaaaaccgGCACTCCCGGAAATGCGTGGAGggatcaataaaataaactgtataACTTCGGAATGTACCTCTTTGAAACATTAGGTCAGAGTAtcaaataactataatatagtGTTAAGTTAATATAGCGCAGCCGGGCGGGCTAAAAACCATTTAATATTTGAGGGAGATTGATGATACATGTTGTgctttgttgatttttttatttaggaccTGGCTAACGAATACCGAACTTGTGATATGTAAATACAACTTACGCATCTCCAACAAAAAGTCCAGGATAAACTTCATTGACATCAGGGGTAGGGCTGTAAGTTACACCAACACCGAGGCTGCTCACTCCAGTGTAAGGTGGTCTGGACCGAAATGATGACAGCGAGCTCAACACCGATGAGGGTGTTGACCCGTAACTCTGCACAGAACACTTTCTTGAAACACACCCACACAAATACTGACCCATTATGGTTAGATCAACTAAAAACACACATAGTACTAATTCACAACGTTTACATATCCAAAGTGCATGTTAGTCTCAAAGCGGTATTCTGCCGTCTATAAGTTAATCTTATCATTATGACATTATAAAGACATTCAACTGAATCTTATcaatctatataatatttaaaactgtaatGGGGTTGTGTGTGCTGTTCTTTTTTAATTGTCAGAattaaactactactactactactgctactGATACTGTAAGTAGATTTCAGTTTACAAAGACTTATGTTCATCAGTTTTTGCACTGGTAAGttagaaattattttagtatgttCTTAATAAGATGGCATATTATAGAAGCATAAATCTAAAAGTCATTGCAAAAGGATCCTCTCGTTTTATTATTGAACATATAATAAACAGTTAGTTTTAATTATGATGTTAGGTCTTGATAACAGTACCATCTAACAACATTAtttatgagtatacaaacattaaTTGGGTTCATAAGGTTAGGTGTTCAATCccagcaaaatataataatttataacacagTAATCTGTAATATTACTGCTCCATTTACTAGgttaatatttatcaattataattatatattgcaACATTACATCAAATACCTGTGTTGCAAGTCTATGAAATATTAAGTTTCCGATAACACACATTGTTCTTTCTCATATAGTAACTAGCTTTTGCTTTGGATTTTGCCTATTTGAAGTACAGGTTAGGTGTACTAGACCAATTTTAATCAAAGTTAGAgcagtttttatatattatatttttcaattcaaaGTAGTAGCTACTgttatattcaatttcaaatatatGCTTGCAAACTGTGAAAGTTTCATGTAAATAATTGAAACAAATTATAAAccgattattttttacatatgaaAATAATAGAGATTACATTACTTGTGAAATAAATAGCTATTGCAGATGACAAATGATCTTGTGCAAAACTTGTTAATCAAGCAACATAAAATAAGTACAGATTACATACATAAAGACAAATACAGGCATAAAGACTTAATATACTCCcttataatacaataattacaaactttCATATTGGTATTTATTGTTCATTGGTATTATAGAGAATTTGCTTAAAATTTTTGCCCGGCTGTCTCATATAACAGTGTAGTGAGCTAAAACTTTATGTTCATTATAAATACCATTAGCGTTCTCAAGTGGGATCCTACACGCTGTTCATTAGCTGCACTGTATGAATGAGACCTCGGGTAGAGTGAGTACTGTCAATATAACAGACATAAGTTGTATTATTGACAATTGACTtttgatgtatttattaaataaaatataatttttattaatacataactataacctaaaataaactatttaaaaactaaataaaatccaaaacgtcctcgaaaccaccgcagcgaggcacagttcccaagatgctggcagcattgcccctttggatggccaaactaattcgtatTTTGTTGTATTATTGTAGAATATAACTCTAGGGTTTCATTTATCATGGACAATGAAACCAAAAGGTCAGAGTTGGTTACCTAACCAGCCAGCAACTGTAACAACTCAGCCAGGAGTTTAGAAACTTATAAGGAATATAGCCTATAGAATCTGGCATCTGTCAGTAGAGGAACTGTAGTCTGCAGAGACATGAACATACTGTTCATGTctctgaattaaatgaatttgatTATAGATAGCAAGAACtgaagatataaaattaatgtagtCTATACTATGTTAAGGTCAGGATATAAGGATTATCCATTCTGATTTtcagtttcaaaaataatatagcaGGTTTCTATATATTAAGGTACTACACACAGCCTCTGCTCCCAAAAAGTTGTCTTGTCTATAAAACAGAAAGacaatataccagtctagcataTTACACAAGAATAATTGTATCATTGCATGAGATCATAGTTAAAGTATTATCTTGAGTTGTTCATATTATATGGAATTAACAAGCGCCAACGCATTATGTTAATCttataataagaaataagaatTGACATATCTAAATAAGTAAGGGCTTAAACTATGCATGAATGGCAATACCCATATTATATTACGTCTCAGTAACGAAAACGATACCTCTTATAAACGAACAGCGTCGACCTTGACGTGACTAACCGAAGATTCAAAAATAGGACTAGGCCATCCAattctatttatgttttcaCTGCATCAACCAATTTTATGTAGAAATAGCACTATCGATCC is part of the Pararge aegeria chromosome 2, ilParAegt1.1, whole genome shotgun sequence genome and encodes:
- the LOC120629826 gene encoding dual specificity protein phosphatase 13-like isoform X2 codes for the protein MSYRDSSYGSTPSSVLSSLSSFRSRPPYTGVSSLGVGVTYSPTPDVNEVYPGLFVGDAVAAKDKAFLRRMGINYVLNTAEGKRYTQVDTDHMYYRDCPGLHYKGFQLMDLPSTDISKYFHIAANFIDEGISRGSRVLVHCMMGVSRSATCAIAFLMIKRGMSLTEALALVRSRRDIHPNDGFIRQLQDLDRELRLSRVR
- the LOC120629826 gene encoding dual specificity protein phosphatase 13-like isoform X1, producing the protein MSYRDSYSLYPRSHSYSAANEQRVGSHLRTLMSYGSTPSSVLSSLSSFRSRPPYTGVSSLGVGVTYSPTPDVNEVYPGLFVGDAVAAKDKAFLRRMGINYVLNTAEGKRYTQVDTDHMYYRDCPGLHYKGFQLMDLPSTDISKYFHIAANFIDEGISRGSRVLVHCMMGVSRSATCAIAFLMIKRGMSLTEALALVRSRRDIHPNDGFIRQLQDLDRELRLSRVR